A single region of the Sorghum bicolor cultivar BTx623 chromosome 9, Sorghum_bicolor_NCBIv3, whole genome shotgun sequence genome encodes:
- the LOC8075949 gene encoding phosphoglycerate mutase-like protein AT74H — MSHDTASHHPVAAATGQAAAAPPPPPAAAAHDPGGGSECRFCEMTRQHHPQCSRRLPKRIILVRHGESQGNLDMSAYTTTPDYRIPLTALGAEQARAAGLRIHDVVSSSSSPGGNWKVYFYVSPYARTRATLREIGRAFPRDRVIGAREECRVREQDFGNFQVEERMRAVKETRQRFGRFFFRFPEGESAADVFDRVASFLESLWRDIDMGRLDQDPSCETNLVIVSHGLTSRVFLMKWFKWTVAQFERLNNFDNCEFRVMQLGPGGEYSLLVHHTKEELQQWGMSPEMIADQQWRASANRRSWAEECSSFIDTFFEEPNDSSETSSSDDEEPVDKENGKTKLLE, encoded by the exons ATGTCACACGACACGGCATCGCACCACCCCGTCGCCGCCGCAACAggccaagcagcagcagcaccaccaccgccaccggcAGCAGCGGCACACGACCCCGGCGGCGGAAGCGAGTGCCGGTTCTGCGAGATGACGCGGCAGCACCATCCGCAGTGTTCGCGGCGGCTGCCGAAGCGCATCATCCTGGTGCGGCACGGCGAGAGCCAGGGGAACCTGGACATGTCGGCCTACACCACGACGCCCGACTACCGCATCCCGCTGACGGCGCTGGGCGCGGAGCAGGCGCGCGCCGCGGGCCTCCGCATCCACGACGtggtgtcgtcgtcgtcgtcgccgggcGGCAACTGGAAGGTCTACTTCTACGTGTCCCCCTACGCGCGCACCCGCGCCACGCTCCGCGAGATCGGCCGCGCCTTCCCTCGGGACCGCGTCATCGGCGCCCGCGAGGAGTGCCGCGTCCGCGAGCAGGACTTCGGCAACTTCCAGGTCGAGGAGCGCATGCGCGCCGTCAAGGAGACTCGCCAGCGCTTCGGCCGCTTCTTCTTCCGCTTCCCCGAGGGCGAGTCCGCCGCCGACGTCTTCGACCGCGTCGCCA GCTTCCTGGAGTCGCTGTGGCGGGACATCGACATGGGGAGGCTGGACCAGGACCCGAGCTGCGAGACGAACCTGGTGATCGTCTCCCACGGCCTCACCTCGCGGGTGTTCCTCATGAAGTGGTTCAAGTGGACGGTGGCGCAGTTCGAGCGCCTCAACAACTTCGACAACTGCGAGTTCAGGGTCATGCAGCTGGGCCCCGGCGGCGAGTACTCCCTCCTCGTGCACCACACCAAGGAGGAGCTCCAGCAGTGGGGGATGTCGCCGGAGATGATCGCCGACCAGCAGTGGCGCGCGTCGGCCAACCGACGCAGCTGGGCCGAGGAGTGCTCCTCCTTCATCGACACCTTCTTCGAGGAGCCCAACGACTCGTCCGAGACCTCATCCTCGGACGACGAAGAACCAGTGGACAAGGAGAATGGCaagaccaagctgctcgagtaA